The Meriones unguiculatus strain TT.TT164.6M chromosome 19, Bangor_MerUng_6.1, whole genome shotgun sequence genomic interval CAAACTCCACATTGCCGTGCGGTGAAGGGGCCTGCAGAGGACATACCCTGCCCTGTTTTTGGAAGCATCCAGCCAAGGAATACAGTTGTTGCTGATGATGCTCAAGCCTAGGACTTTGCCTTttgctcttcttcttccctcccgtAATATCTACAGCCATTGTGGGGACATGTGAAGGATTTCCTTCTTTGGTATCCTGGGCACTTTCCAGCTGCTATCTATGTTACTGTAACTCAAGGAATGCATCCCAAGGGCTTCCATCCTGTGGCATTTATGCAGATAAAAACATTAGATGTAAACGTTTGATTTAACAACACTGGCCAGGTCCATCTGGTCTGATTTTTCGTGTTGGGTCGACGTTACTCTTTGCTAACTACCCCTCCATCTCATCCACCCAACGGCAGTTTACGTGCCAAGACCTGCGCCTTCCTCTCACCGCCTCGCGGTGTCCTCGGGCCTCCGGGCTCAACAAAGAgtgcgggggcggggggagggatACAGACCCCGCAACCGAACCCGCACCACCTCTGCGGGGAATGCAAAACGCTGGGGGCCCTTTCCCTGCGTAACTACAAACCCCGCCCCTCTCGCCTAAAGCCCCACCCTAGGTCAGCCCAACCTCTCCCCTTAGGCCCCGCCCGTCCTTCAAGCCCCGCCCTTCCTGCTAGGACGCAGCGAGCGCCGTGACGTGTGCAGACCCGGCTCCTGACCTCCGTTCCTCGTCCTCCAGCGCAGACCTCCGGGCTCGGGCTCcggtgttgggtgtgttcttacttTGCCGATTCTACCACTCGGGAACTGTTCGGCACGCGACTGCCTGGTCCGCAGGCGCGCGGGCCTCTCCCGTGCACTCTCTGCTGAGCTCGCTTCCGGCCTCTAAAGCGTTCTGTTAACCCTGTGTTCCGGAGTGGAAACCTAAACGCGCGTGCGCTGCTTCTTCGCTTTGGAGCGCTTTTCTGTAAGAGAGCAGGAGTTACTCTGTAGGGCGGGTAGGGTCCAGTGCAGTTGTGACTCGGGTTTCCCGCTCTCCCCAACCTAACAGGAGCTGAGGGTCGGATACAAGGGTTTCTAAAAGTATGCAAATATTGAGGACATTTAAGAGAAAGCAGCGGTCATCCTGACCCTCGGAGACCCTAAGAGGAGTTGAGGCGTAGGCCATTTGGTTTCTGATTTAGCAATCAGCTGACTGGTGAGACAGCTTGGAACCTGTCCAGAGCTGGTCAGTGACTCCTGCTCACTTGTGTGGGTCTGTGCTACAGCGGAGGTTGTAGTAAAAATGCTTGGTGCCTCTCCAGCACTTGGTATGCACGGAAGGGCTTTGTTACCCAGTTACCTTCACCGGCTCACAGAGCTTGGGCCACTAGAAGCCGTGTGCCCAAAGGCCTGTTGTGTCCACACCCAGAGCTGTACCTTGAACTCATTTCTTTCTGACTGCTAGAGGCCTTCATGTTTTAACTGCCCTGACCCCTCCTCCACAGGTGCAGGCCTGGTGTGGTCTCCCAAGTGACTGAACAATGCAGAAGGACAGTGGCCCACTGTAAGTGCCCAGTGCATAGGAATAGAATAACCTGGAGCTTTTAGAACCAGAGCACATGACAAGAGCCTTCAGCCTGACACTGCCGAGGGGCAGCATGGATTGTGGCGTGATCCCTGGACTTGGGTGGTGGATTTGAATCCAAGGGCCAGTTCCGTGACTAGGCCTGTCACCCCGCCTCTGTCTGTATGGTGACAGGATTTGCTGGAAATGACAACCTTTTGGTCCCAGCCAACGATTTTAAAAATTgcacttttttatttacttatgtggATGCGCTTGGGCCATGCTGCATGCATAAGGGTCAGAGGAGTTTgcgggagttggttttctccttcagctgTGTAGATTCCCTGTGACGTAATCAGACTCAGGTTGCCAGCTGTGGGGGCACACTTACCAATCCTGAGCATCACACCGGCCCCATTCAGAGATTCTGTGATCTGTGTTTTTTAAACCTGATTGGTACCGGCTGCTTCTCCCCTTTGCCATTTCAGGGTGCCTTTACATTATTTTGGTTTCGGCTATGCAGCCCTGGTTGCTACCGGCGGGATTATTGGCTATGCAAAAGCAGGTAAGCCCTTCCTGTTACTTTATAGAAATTGTCACTTCCGTGTAGTGAAATGTGAGTCCCCAGGGTCCTTGAAGCCCAAGCTTGTTTGGCTCAAGCTTGCCGCATAGTCAGGCTCTTCCTGCACTGGCCTCTGGTTATCTGGCTGAGCTAAGCCAGGCAgtctccccctcccacccaccccccctTTACGTACAGATAGGCCGAGGTGGTAGTGGGCGGTGGTTATCATGCACTGCCATACACCGGAGCCTGATGTGCCTGCCATCTGTCGGCTCCTCAAGTAGGAAACCTTGTTCCTGCTCATTCTATTGTCTGCTTAACACCAGACCCAAACCAGGGCCTTGTGTGGGCCAGACAAGCACTGTACAGAATCAGACCCCTCCTAAAGGAGAGAGGGCTGGGTGGTAAGTCCCCAACCTCTCTGGTAGACTCCTCAGACTCCCCCACGCTGGGACCACTGTGGCTGTAAGCCTCGTGACGACAGCCTCTCTTTTGCAGCTTTCCCGtgcgggggggaggggagtctCATGGAAGCTCTGTGTGATGCCTGACGTTACAACACAGGtgcatgcctgtctgcttctccCCAGGTAGTGTGCCGTCTCTGGCTGCCGGACTCTTCTTCGGGGGCCTGGCAGGCCTGGGTGCTTATCAGCTGTCTCAGGATCCCAGGAATGTGTGGGTCTTCCTAGGTAGGTTTGCGTCAGGCCCTGCCACTATGTTGTGCTTGGCTTTGAGACCCCGATGGGTGGCTGTGACAGGTTCTTTTCATTACCAAGTCACCTGCTTCTGCCATGGTATAGGTGGGTTTCATCGTGGGGAACCCTGGGTTGTTTCCCTTTTATATACGGAATACAGAAGGCTATCATACTGCGCGGATTTGACCCTTCTGTGATATTTGGCTTAAACTGGACAAGACAGTGCGTGTTAACTATTGAGGCTTCATATTAAAGATAGCCTGCTTGAGACTTTGAGACATAGAGAAATCTCACACATCCCGTGAGGCCTGAGTCCATATAACCTTTCTCCCATTTGGacatctctcttcttctttcatagTAGACAGACAGACCTTGCCTTTGGGGAGCATTCAGCCTCACTGGCATGTCAGGCAGTGTGACTCTGGAACTGTAGATAAGTGTCATGGGTGTAGCCCGGGCGGGAATAGGAAAGAGAAGATAGCTTCTTAACACCTCCACCCCTGTGTTGGCCATTGTCAGGGCTGTGACACCCATAGTGTAAGAACACATGCGCCCCCAGCCACCCCAAAGGTGTCACAGAGAGCGTCGCAGAGCGGCCTCCGCACACCAGctgtgggggagggaggcagggaggccagCCGTGGGAAATCCGAGGAACGAGAATGCAGTGGGTGTCAGTTCTTCTGAGCATTCTGCTTTGGAATGGCTCACAGGCCCCTTCAGTCTCTCTGATCCCAGCATGCGCTCCTCAGGTGATCCCGTGAGTACTTGGTtgaggaaaacaacaaaagagcCACCACTAATCAGTGTCTCCCTTCCAGCCTTCAGCTCCCAGGCCAtccctccttccatgtccctcctctTCCGAGGCAGCTCCTGAACTGTAAACTGTCATGTATTTGCATCCCCGTGTAGGATCCCTCCATGTAAAGTTCACGTGTGGTCAACTTTGACCCGTTTAGAAGAGGAAGGACCTGTGAGCCCTCTTCCTCTTCAATTGttggctttttccttccctttcaggAGCTTCTCTGTATACTCACTTACactttccctcatttcttcctctctcacaCCATAgagtcacttcagtctccatttTTGTCCCCTTGCCCATGGAATGCTTCTCTTCAGTCTCCCAAGGTCCTGTATCTATACAAAACTTGTCAtttttcatcactgtgacaaaacacccaaCAGAGCAGTCACTCCTGGTTTCAGAGGGCCATCATGGTAGAATGCATGTTGGTGGTAGTGGTCCTGGCCTTTGTGGGAGGGTTTGTTCACAGCAGGGGGTGTTGGGAAACAGATGAGAAACCTCAGGTGCACGTATCCTTCAGAGCCCCACTTTTGTGATCTGCTTCTGGCCACTCCAGAGACTCCAAAGTGTTCCCCAAAGATGAGAACCAAGCACCCAAAACATCAGCCCCTGGGGCAATCCAGAGTCAACCATAGCAGGGTGTGAAGGCCCTTCCTTGGCTGGTATTTGTCCTTAGACCTGAATATTGTGGGCAGCAATGAAGCTTAGCCTAGCACCCCATTCTCGGATGGGGGCCTCAAAAGGTGGGTGGGACTTCACTTCTGTCTCCCTTGCATGTCAATGTAATGACTGATTTTTCTTCCTCAGCCACATCTGGGACATTGGCGGGCATTATGGGGATGAGATTCTACAACTCTGGGAAATTTATGCCTGCAGGTTTAATCGCAGGTGCCAGGTACTTGCATTTCTCTTTATGTGGACAGTTCagttttttttctcaagacattGCCTACAGTTAGAAATGTGCTTGATTTAGTCTCTCATCCTCGACTTCAACTCCCATTTTTTAGGTTTCTCACAAGTAGGAAAGGCTACAAAAGCCTTTGTAGTTGATTCAGTCCTTAagtgatttattcattcattgtagGGATGATCTTGAATTTTCTCTGTGGACTCTCCTAGAGTTCCCTATATTACATCATCACAAGTTCATGGGTGTGGCTGCGTGAGACTGTTCACGTGGGTTTCCTGTTAGTTCCTCAAGTGTCCttcattgaaagttttgctaAAAGGGAATTTTTAACTGAATCCCATTTTCTAAATTTAATTGCAAAAACCTAAACCAAACTGTCTTAAATTGACAAGTTCTTAAGTATAATAAACACATTCTGGAGGAaggagaattaaaaacaaaaaaacctttctcAGAGAGATAGATGCCCACTTGTCTTTGGCTGTGGTTATGCTCTTGATGAAAGTCTTTTACAGTGGAAACAAAGCAGTTGTAATAGACTATAGTCACAACCACTAAACTGGGAGGCAGGAGACCAGCCATTAACTGGCCCTGTGGCCTCTGAGGTGTTCGTCTATCTTACCCTCATTTCCTCAGCCCTTCTAAGTTACTGGCATTGGGCTAGAGTTTCCATGTGCCACAATACTGGCATGGTTTTCCTGTGCCAGGGGAGGATGTTTTCCTCCTGACTGTGCTGCTTTAGTACTTCTCCTCACACACAGTTGTGAGGGACCTGCAGGCTTTGTTCcttaggaggggaaaaaaaaatcccctgttGTGTCCTTTTCCTGATGACTTTTTTCTTTGCGCAGTTTGCTGATGGTTGCCAAACTTGGAATTAACATGCTTAGCTCACCGCATTCGTAGTGGTCATGTCTCTGCGTGGGCTCGTGAAGAGTTGAAGGTCTCCAAACTCCCACATTACAGTGTATGAAGAGATAAGCGCACACTATGTACATATTCTGACACGTTACAGAAACGGACACTGAGCACGCCGAGGTGCAGAGGAGCTGTTACCGTGCTAACCGTTGAGAGGCGGCAACTGTCTAACCTGAGCACCAGCAGCTGACATCAGCCCTGTGTTATGATGGCTCTCCTGTCTGTACTAGCAGATAAGGGGTGAAATGTTGGGTGTCAACAGGGTCCCCCAGAGCTACACGTCCTGCCCTGAAGTGTGTGAAATCTCTTGCTGACGTTTGTCATGTGGGGTCTTTTTCATCGGTCTGCTATGAAATTATATCACAGTGAAAATAAAGTTTGCTATTAAGAACATTGCTCTGGTGTTGTCTTTGTCAGCGGTATCTGGGGTGGAGCCTGAGACGCGGCTGTCAGGACAGTGCAGAGCAGTGAGGGGATTCTGTGAACGTCGTACTTCCCATTTGAAATGACTAAAGGTTATTTCCTTCTATGTTATCTGGAAGcttgttttaaaaatgatttgtgAACTACCTGGATGTAGTGGGTCATGGCTGTAACGCTAGCACCTTGGATGCAGAAGCGGGAGGATCAGGAGTCATGGTCATAATCAGCTTTGTAAGTTTGAAGCTAACCTGTGCTatgtgaaactctgtctcaaaaaaaaaacacaaaaaacagcaaaaacaacaacccaaCAACAgttaaaacacatgcacacaaaacccTTTGAGAATTTCTAAAATATCACTATGTAGTAAAAACAGGGGCTTACTGTCCCGTTAGTGCTTGTGTCACCAAATACAATCTCCCTTTGTAGCCTGAGCTGCCTACCTCTGCTCACTACCTTGCCTCTACCTTCCCAGGGCTAGGATTAAAAATGCGCCTCCCATCTAGTTCATCTTTAAATACAAGTTTTGAATACATGCAACATGTTCATAACATAGGATATATCTTGACATggatggctttatttatttattttaaaaggcagGATCTTGCTTTGTACTCCAGGGTGGACTTGAACTCAATTCTTCATTTTCCTGAATGCTGGCACTACAGGTGTACATAATTGTCCAAGACTTATAGTACCGAGAATTCCATGTAGCTGCTCAGGGCACTGTATTCTGAGCTGCATGTCTCTGTAATGGAGCACTGACTCATATTCTCATCTTTTTTCATATCCTGCTGTAGAGTGACTGCTGTAGTGAAAGGACAGGTTTTTACTGTGCCGTTGTGCATATTTAATTAGAACTGAAAAGTTCCAATAGTTCTGTGTCATAATGATTGTTTCCCACATGTAGATATACCAGATCTATGGTGTAAatactacaaaaagaaaaaagaaagaaaaaaaactcatttaCAGTTGAGTGGTATGCGGCATGGGTCCATTCTTTGGAGAATGAGATTTAAGTGATTTTGAGTTGTGGTTAGgccatgttgcccaggctggtcatgtacaatcctcctgcctcaacctcccagctatctgggagtacaggtgtgtgccaccattcccagcttgAATATCATTtgagatgctgagaatcaaaggTAGGACCTTGCATATGCTAGACAAACCTTAGCTacaaatgtgtttgcttttgtttagCAGCGCTGAgcatcaaacccagagcctcacgTTAGGCGAATGTTCTACCATCTTCACCCCCAACCCAGAGTTGCAAAGCAGTGGGTCAGTACCTCCAGAACGGGCCAAAATGCACCCTGACCATGTTGGTcttgcaaaggaaaagaaacaaggtAGAGAagatactgtttgtttgtttgttttgtttttttatcattttgtgGTGTTGGGCCCAGAGCTTTGTGCCTCTACCTGACCACTGAGCTGTGCCCTGCCCCGTTTTTTGCTgattttgaggtagggtcttgctaagtgcccaggctggctttgaatttgttTTATGTCTCAGACAGGACTTGAGCTTGCAATTTCCCTGCTCAAACAGGGAATTAATGAAGATTTCCTTTAGTATGTGACAACAGAATATGATTCAGAGATAAATACAAAAAAGGGATGGAGCTGAAACACACGTAGGGTCTTTAAATGCACAATGCCGAGTCTAAGTAGCcggtctgggctggagagatggctcagaggttaagagcgctggctgttcttccaaaggacctgggttcatttcccagcacccacatcatggcttataaccatctataatgagatctggtgcccccttcttgTATGCAGGCgcaaatgcaggcagaatactttataaataaaaaaaaaaaaaaaattaaaaaagtagccAGTCTGAAAAAGTAACATTCTGTGATTCCAACTATGGGTCATTTTAGAAAGAGAACAGTTAGACATTAAATATAGCTCCTAGGGGCTGGGAgtgtggcttagtggtagagcacttgcttagcatgtgtaaagccctgggttctgtccccagcaggggaggagaaagaagaagagggaggaagagagagatactACAGCACTGCAAGATGCTGGTAATAGAGAAAGTTGGAGGATGAAGGGCTATGGGAATTTATACTCTCTGTGAACCTGAAactgccataaaaaaaaaaaaaaaagtaaacagcaTCCTCTGCAAAGGACCTACCCGCTGCCAGagacacgtgcacacacattcacTGCTGTCATATTTAGGGCAGTGAAGAAACGAAGCCAGCTTAGATATCCATCAGGAGATGAGTAGATATGGAAATATGCTGCATACATGAAATGGAAAAGTATCCAGCTATAACTAACAATGaaaattgcaggaaaatggatggatccAGAAAGTATAGTATCCAGCAACGTGGCCCAACACAGGGTAAACTGCATGCTCTTCCTCCAGTGTGGCTCCTAGCCTgtgatgtgtacatgtgtgtatgcaaaaAAAGCATGAGGATTGTTGAAGTTTACAGATCtagaaaggagaccaagagagggtTAGTTGATGAGGAAGGTTGGCAGTGGGCAGAAGGACGATGGGACATGGCAGGGAAAGAGGTGGGAAGAGCAGCCAAAGGGCAGGGGAGATGGGAAAAGGGAAAGCCACAaaaacacagttaaaaaaaagttgTCGTAATATTGAACAGATTGTATgctgtgttaaaaaaaagaaaagaaaaataaccgCAACAAAATGGGCCACAGAGTATAAAGTTTAATAATGGAAAAAAACACACTAGTTAAACCATATATCTATTCAAGAGGCcatgttccttagaaacaccaagtCATTTTTATTAGCTTTGAGACAACAAAATTGTACAAATACATATAACCATCAGGACTAGGATAAATTACTATTtcaagtataacattttaaacatgtaaaaTATGAACAACTATATCTTCTATACAAAAATATATGATTTGATAATGTGCCTCTGGGAAGTGCCCACAAAGTGATGCCAGTTATATCAGCATCTATTACAAAgccataaatacataaaaatatcagTAGGCAATAACATTATTCTTTCAAAAGAATAAACAGTACTAATGCCCAGCCCAGCGTATGGCAGGTTTAAAGTAGTCCTAACTTCAAAATatctattaaaacaaacaaacaaacaatttagtAACAAAACTAAGAAGAAGTGCATGGAACTCTGCCATGGCAACTGAGTGCGTTTACCCTGTGACTGAAGGTCACATGACGGTCAGAGCCTTGTCAGTGACCTGCAGCAGCAGGAGTTTGCCTGGGGACCAGCTGGCACGCTTCACCTCTGTCTCTGggagaaacacacagaaacaggAGTTGGGAGAGTCAGGTGAACAAGCATCAGGTACGTTTTTCAAGCACGTTCTTAAAGATGAGAGGGTGCGATTGGTGCGGGACTCACCGGGCTACAGGGTCTGGCGGTCTTGGTAAGTTCGCAGTTTGGTCAAGATCCAGCAACAGTGCTGAAAACGGACTGGCGTGTATACAGCCTCACAGGGGCTGGAGGAAAGTTTCTTTCTAAGAAAAATCCTGCTCTGATGTGCCAGGGCGCTCACCTCATAGTTTCAAATGGAGAAAACTGAAAGGTAGTTAGCATTGCCAAGGTGGGAGAGCAGCAAGCCAGCCCGGTAACTCAGCCCCAGGGGCCTACCTCACCGCCAGGAAAAGCGAGATGGAGGCCAACTGCTAGGGCCAGGGGGTCCCTGCAGGGACCAGAACCTCCGTGGCTTAGACAGGCGAGAGTGCGGCCCCGTGCACTCACTCTCCGGAGTCACTCTCTAAAAGCCTACGTACTTATGCAGTAATTTGTAGATCAAATACTTCATACTTTGGCAAATACTTTATTCAATACTCTGTAAAGTCCCACTCAAAAGTCTCAGCATGGTGGTGCATCCGCGCTGCTTCCTGGAAATGTCGCATCGCGTTTCcaggaaagaaagggaatgggAGCTGACGTCTGCTCTTTGAGGTACCCACGGTTGGGTGTTTCTTGTGCAATTCGGTAGAAAAAGACACTGTAGACATCTCCCAGGCGTGACCGTCCTCTTCGGAGCCACGCTTCAGGGCTTCCTACCGGTGACCTCCGTACTTAGCCACCCAGTCTGTCCGCCCGTGCACCGAGGGGACCGGCTGTGTGCGGTTCACAATATTGAGATTTTTTGCTGTGGGATTGTAAGTTCGTCCTGAAAACTGGCCTCGGCCAGGTTTTGTGTTCCAGGTATATTCTGAAAGACACCAGAATTTCATTTATTTGGTTATCAAATTTGAAATAAAGCAATTCATCTTCATTTTGTAGGGAAGTTTGGATTTATCTTTAAAAGCTGTGGAGCAAATGTTAAGGTTTATTATACTTAGTTTAGATTTGGcgtcttttccttttcctttttttttttttttttttttttttgaggcaagttcGCCAAGCCCTtggccatgtagcccaggctggcctcattcaGGGTCAGTTCACCCCGGGCTGATTATAGGTGTTCGCCATCGTGCGGGCTGAAGCAGGACCTCCAGTGGAATGTTATGTGGGCAGTTGCTAGAATTTTCCATAGCACAAAAAGCAGCATTTCTGACTTGTCGGGTGACAGATCAGCGGCTCTTAGTTAGCTAACTGGGAGTAAAATGACCAGGAGGCTTTTTGTGGTCCCCTTCGTCGCTGAGCAGCGCTGGGTGGTGGCTAATCTCACACCTTGGTTACATCCTGAATAATGTTCAAACATGGCATGAGTACTAAAGGCATACTTGGAACTGTGTGGAACTCTGGCTTCACGCAGCTGTACAGAGGGAGTTCTGTAGCCCCTTTTTACAAGTGAAGATATGCTTTCTAGAACTtctatttctctttaa includes:
- the Tmem14c gene encoding transmembrane protein 14C, with amino-acid sequence MQKDSGPLVPLHYFGFGYAALVATGGIIGYAKAGSVPSLAAGLFFGGLAGLGAYQLSQDPRNVWVFLATSGTLAGIMGMRFYNSGKFMPAGLIAGASLLMVAKLGINMLSSPHS